Proteins from a single region of Hymenobacter aquaticus:
- a CDS encoding 4-hydroxy-3-methylbut-2-enyl diphosphate reductase yields MNVTIDKNSGYCFGVEFAIQMAEDELASQPTLYCLGDIVHNRMEVERLHQQGLRIIDRDQLQTLHDCKVLIRAHGEPPETYALALRNNLELIDASCPVVLKLQNRVKHAFDSTTRQNGQVVIYGQPGHAEVTGLNGQTGNQSIIVMSEADLDQIDFARPVTLFSQTTKSTAGFYHMKALIEQRIAAAGGSLESFDANDSICRQVSNREPALRKFAVDYDVVLFVSGRKSSNGKALFSVVNQTNPRSYFIENEQELDEAWLQGAATVGICGATSTPMWLMQRVADRVNEVAESLPA; encoded by the coding sequence ATGAACGTCACGATAGATAAAAATTCGGGGTATTGCTTCGGGGTTGAATTTGCCATTCAGATGGCCGAGGATGAGCTGGCCAGCCAGCCTACCCTCTACTGCCTGGGCGATATTGTGCACAACCGCATGGAAGTGGAGCGCCTGCACCAGCAGGGCCTGCGCATCATCGACCGGGACCAGCTCCAGACTCTGCACGACTGCAAGGTGCTGATCAGGGCCCACGGCGAGCCGCCGGAAACCTACGCGCTGGCCCTGCGCAACAACCTGGAGCTGATTGACGCTTCCTGCCCGGTAGTGCTCAAGCTGCAGAACCGGGTAAAGCATGCCTTCGACAGCACCACCCGCCAGAACGGGCAGGTGGTCATCTACGGGCAGCCCGGCCACGCCGAGGTAACGGGCCTCAACGGCCAGACCGGCAACCAGTCCATCATCGTGATGAGTGAAGCCGACCTCGACCAGATCGACTTTGCCCGGCCCGTGACGTTGTTCAGCCAAACCACCAAAAGCACCGCCGGCTTCTACCACATGAAGGCGCTCATCGAGCAGCGCATTGCCGCCGCCGGGGGCAGCCTCGAGTCGTTCGATGCCAACGACAGCATCTGCCGGCAGGTCAGCAACCGGGAGCCGGCTTTGCGCAAGTTCGCCGTGGACTACGACGTGGTGCTGTTCGTGAGCGGCCGGAAAAGCTCCAACGGCAAGGCGCTGTTCAGTGTGGTAAACCAAACCAACCCGCGCAGCTACTTCATCGAAAACGAGCAGGAGCTGGACGAAGCCTGGCTGCAGGGCGCCGCCACCGTGGGCATCTGCGGGGCGACCAGCACCCCGATGTGGCTGATGCAGCGCGTGGCCGACCGGGTGAACGAGGTGGCCGAAAGTCTGCCGGCGTAA
- the cmk gene encoding (d)CMP kinase, with translation MRKIVIAIDGYSSCGKSTTAKAVAAELGYAYIDTGAMYRAVTLYLLERGIAFDDLPRVEQALHDIHISFKRNRKTGRNELCLDGVIREDEIRQMRISNSVSEVSVIPAVRHTLVAQQQRMGRKRGVVMDGRDIGTTVFPDAEVKIFMTADVETRARRRQEELALKDEHVPLADIVENLRKRDHIDSTRTESPLRRAADAVLLDTTHMMIDEQVDFVLERVSARLFERSVLAVSGEAERNAGAGS, from the coding sequence ATGAGAAAAATCGTCATTGCCATCGACGGCTACTCTTCCTGCGGCAAGAGCACCACGGCCAAAGCCGTGGCGGCCGAGCTGGGCTACGCCTACATTGATACCGGCGCCATGTACCGGGCCGTGACGCTCTACCTGCTGGAGCGCGGCATTGCCTTCGACGATTTGCCCCGCGTGGAGCAGGCCCTGCACGACATTCACATTTCGTTTAAGCGCAACCGCAAAACCGGCCGCAACGAGCTGTGCCTCGACGGCGTGATTCGGGAGGATGAAATCCGGCAGATGCGCATTTCCAACTCCGTGAGTGAGGTTTCCGTCATTCCGGCCGTGCGCCACACCCTGGTGGCCCAGCAGCAGCGCATGGGCCGCAAGCGGGGCGTGGTCATGGACGGGCGCGACATTGGCACCACCGTTTTCCCCGACGCCGAGGTCAAGATCTTTATGACGGCCGACGTGGAAACCCGGGCCCGCCGCCGGCAGGAAGAGCTGGCCCTGAAGGATGAGCACGTGCCCCTGGCCGACATCGTGGAAAACCTGCGCAAGCGCGACCATATCGACTCGACGCGCACCGAAAGCCCCCTGCGCCGCGCCGCCGACGCCGTGCTGCTCGACACGACCCACATGATGATTGACGAGCAGGTCGATTTCGTGCTGGAGCGGGTATCAGCCCGGCTGTTTGAGCGCAGCGTGCTGGCCGTTTCGGGCGAAGCCGAACGCAATGCCGGCGCGGGGAGTTAA
- the ade gene encoding adenine deaminase encodes MSADFSLRANVINLFSNTILPGTIHVAAGKIQAVALESASAPDPALPYALPGFVDAHVHVESSLLVPAEFARLAVAHGTVATVSDPHEIGNVLGVAGVEYMLESGRTVPFKFCFGAPSCVPATPFETAGAEITAQDIEQLFQNPEIGYLAEMMNWPGVLHRAADVMQKIELAQRYGRPVDGHAPGLRGDDARRYAEAGISTDHECFTSEEALDKLAVGMRILIREGSAARNFEALIDLLPEHYEQMMFCSDDKHPDTLVLGHINQLVQRAVARGQDVLKVLRVACLNPVLHYKLPVGLLREGDPADFIVVDNLRDFLVRQTYLDGVLVAENGETRLASAPVPVVNNFHAQPVQAQDFQLKAPEQPTTNNQQPTIRVIECFDGQLITARHDLAARVENGLVVPDVAQDVLKLTVVNRYQPAAPAVSFITGFGLKHGALASSVGHDSHNITAVGCDDESLARAINLVIEAKGGLAAVGPNGEEMLLPLPVAGLMSDQNGHRVAEAYAAVDALSKRLGSPLGAPFMTLSFMALLVIPSLKLSDQGLFDGEAFRFVDAVV; translated from the coding sequence ATGTCCGCCGATTTTAGCCTGCGCGCCAACGTTATCAACCTGTTTTCGAACACTATACTGCCCGGCACTATTCACGTGGCGGCGGGCAAGATCCAGGCCGTGGCGCTGGAATCGGCCTCGGCACCCGACCCCGCCTTGCCCTACGCCCTGCCCGGCTTCGTGGACGCGCACGTGCACGTGGAAAGCTCCCTGCTGGTACCGGCCGAGTTTGCCCGCCTGGCCGTGGCGCACGGCACCGTGGCCACCGTCTCCGACCCCCACGAAATCGGCAACGTGCTGGGCGTGGCGGGCGTGGAATACATGCTGGAGAGTGGCCGCACGGTGCCGTTCAAGTTCTGCTTCGGGGCCCCGTCGTGCGTGCCGGCCACGCCGTTTGAAACCGCCGGGGCCGAAATAACGGCCCAGGACATCGAGCAGCTGTTTCAGAACCCGGAAATCGGCTACCTGGCCGAAATGATGAACTGGCCCGGCGTGCTGCACCGCGCCGCCGACGTGATGCAGAAAATTGAGCTGGCCCAGCGCTACGGCCGCCCCGTGGATGGCCACGCCCCCGGCCTGCGCGGCGACGACGCCCGCCGCTACGCCGAAGCCGGCATCAGCACCGACCACGAATGCTTTACCAGTGAGGAAGCCCTCGACAAGCTGGCCGTGGGCATGAGAATCCTGATTCGGGAGGGCTCGGCGGCCCGCAACTTCGAGGCCCTGATTGACCTGCTGCCGGAACACTACGAGCAGATGATGTTCTGCTCCGACGACAAGCACCCCGATACGCTCGTGCTGGGCCACATCAACCAGCTCGTGCAGCGGGCCGTGGCCCGGGGCCAGGACGTGCTCAAAGTGCTGCGCGTGGCCTGCCTCAACCCCGTGCTGCACTACAAGCTGCCCGTCGGGCTGCTGCGGGAAGGCGACCCGGCCGACTTTATCGTGGTGGATAATTTGCGCGACTTCCTGGTGCGCCAGACCTATCTGGATGGCGTGCTGGTGGCCGAAAACGGCGAAACCCGCCTGGCCTCGGCCCCCGTGCCCGTGGTCAACAACTTCCACGCCCAGCCCGTGCAGGCCCAGGATTTCCAGCTCAAAGCCCCCGAACAACCAACAACGAACAACCAACAACCAACAATCCGGGTTATCGAATGCTTCGACGGCCAGCTTATCACGGCCCGCCACGACCTGGCGGCGCGGGTGGAAAACGGCCTGGTGGTACCCGATGTCGCGCAGGACGTGCTCAAGCTCACGGTGGTTAACCGCTACCAGCCCGCCGCGCCGGCCGTGTCGTTTATTACCGGCTTCGGCCTGAAACACGGCGCCCTGGCTTCCAGCGTCGGCCACGACTCGCACAACATCACCGCCGTTGGCTGCGACGATGAAAGCCTGGCCCGGGCCATCAACCTGGTTATCGAAGCCAAAGGCGGCCTGGCCGCCGTGGGGCCCAACGGGGAAGAAATGCTGCTGCCCCTGCCCGTGGCCGGCCTGATGTCGGATCAGAATGGTCACCGCGTAGCCGAAGCCTACGCCGCCGTCGATGCGCTGTCCAAGCGCCTGGGCAGCCCGCTGGGCGCCCCCTTCATGACGCTGTCGTTCATGGCTTTGCTGGTTATTCCCAGCCTCAAGCTCAGCGACCAAGGCCTGTTCGACGGCGAGGCGTTCCGCTTCGTGGACGCGGTGGTGTAA
- a CDS encoding response regulator has translation MPKKLRNVVLVDDNETTSFLNNRLLSRLEVADKVYTFSRAEQAYDFLWGNGADRASSMEPDAPQLVFVDLKMPGMDGFEFLEQYSQLPADVKEKTVMAVLTTSMHSADTARVAKFAGVEYLAKPLTEEKMRKLLEKRFETV, from the coding sequence ATGCCTAAGAAACTGCGCAACGTCGTGCTGGTCGATGATAACGAGACGACCAGCTTCCTCAACAACCGTCTGCTGAGCCGCCTCGAGGTGGCCGATAAGGTGTACACCTTTTCGCGGGCCGAACAAGCGTACGACTTTCTCTGGGGCAACGGCGCGGACCGGGCCAGCTCCATGGAGCCCGACGCGCCCCAGCTGGTGTTTGTCGACCTGAAAATGCCCGGGATGGACGGCTTCGAGTTTCTGGAGCAGTACAGCCAGCTGCCGGCCGACGTGAAGGAGAAAACCGTTATGGCGGTTCTGACTACCTCCATGCACTCAGCCGACACGGCCCGGGTGGCTAAGTTTGCCGGCGTGGAATACCTGGCCAAGCCGCTGACCGAAGAAAAAATGCGCAAGCTCCTGGAAAAGCGCTTTGAGACGGTCTAA